One genomic window of Branchiostoma floridae strain S238N-H82 chromosome 4, Bfl_VNyyK, whole genome shotgun sequence includes the following:
- the LOC118415032 gene encoding prostate stem cell antigen-like, with the protein MKTALTVLLFGAIVGYASAAAFQCYSCSSTLTANSDCRDSVENITTVSCADDSSCFAAVVKVGTLLTKIDRGCTPNCVSDDSCMNQIGSGICRMCCKGEKCNSMTPGGAEMAGVSAALLLMSSLFTVLGAV; encoded by the exons ATGAAGACGGCATTGACTGTACTGCTCTTTGGAG CTATCGTTGGATACGCTAGCGCTGCGGCCTTCCAATGCTACTCCTGCTCGTCCACGCTGACTGCTAACTCTGACTGTAGGGACTCGGTGGAAAACATCACCACAGTCAGCTGCGCAGACGACAGCTCCTGTTTC GCCGCGGTGGTGAAGGTGGGAACTCTGCTGACAAAGATTGACCGTGGCTGCACTCCCAACTGTGTCTCCGACGATTCCTGTATGAACCAAATTGGGAGCGGGATCTGCAGAATGTGCTGCAAGGGAGAGAAGTGCAACAGCATGACGCCCGGGGGAGCGGAGATGGCCGGCGTGTCCGCCGCGCTGCTGCTGATGTCGAGCCTCTTTACCGTTCTTGGTGCGGTGTGA